The sequence below is a genomic window from Bacillus sp. S3.
CATTCGTGCATCACACGATTGGCTATTGCCTATTTATGAAAGAATGAAAGATTTGATGATGAATAAATCGCTTTTACATATTGATGAAACATATGGACAAATACTCCACCGTTCCGATGGTAAATCGGGTCAAACCAATGCTTATAATTGGGTGTCTCGAAGTGTTCCTTGCCAAGGACCACCAATAACTCTCTTTCATAGTGCATTATCGCGAGCCCGATCCGTCCTTGAAGGATTCATTGAAGGCTTTTCAGGAACGATTATTTGCGATGGTTATTCTGCCTATGGCAAGTTGGAAGGCGTTACTTTCGCAAATTGTTGGGCCCACGTTCGCCGTTATTGGCTGAAGGCGGATAGCAAAAATGGCCGTATAGGTGTGAGCTTTTGTGACGATTTATACCGTCTTGAAAGGAAATTTAAACATTTGTCTCCGAGTAAGCGAAGAAAAAAACGCCAGAAATATTCGAAGCCAATTGTAGATAAATTCCTTGAATGGGTTGAAACGTCACCATTCTATGGAAAAAATGCGCTGGCGAAAGCAGCTGAATATACATTGAACAGGGCAAATGGACTTAGAGCATACCTGAACGACGGGCGCGTTGAAATCGATAATAATCCCGCTGAAAACGCCATCCGCCCTAACGTCGTGGGGAGAAAAAACTGGCTTTTCTCAGTCAGTGAAGCCGGCGCAAAAGCGAACGCCATTTGTCTCAGTATCGCAGAAACTGCCAAAAGTAACGGTGTAGATTTCTACGAATACTTGAAGAAACTTTTGACGGATCTGCCCAATCTTGGCATCCATCAAAAACCTGAAATTTTAGATCAATACATGCCCTGGTCAAAAGTGATTCAGGCCGAATGTGGGCAAAAATTGAAATAAGCCGTAAATTCGATTGAAAAAAATCGGGATTTACGGCTATTCGTGATGCGTACCGAAAGGTGCGCTTATTTTTTATAATTCGGGCTTACCATGTTCTGCATTAAACTCCATGAAAACAACTCCTTACCACAAATTTTCCGTCATTTGCGTCATAATTTAGTCGTATTGTGTCGTAATTTTTCAGCCGGTATTCGTATGTTTACATTAAAAATTTGACTCTTTAAACTCTCTTTCTATCACTTTTTCCATACGCAACATTTCAGCTTCTTTCGCTTGTTCAATAAGCCAATTTATTTTTTCTTTCCACTCTCCAAACTTTTGACTATCATTAGCCGTCTCTACATCTTTAATAATTCCATCTAACGTAAACACTTCTTCCACTCCTAGCGCTTCCCAATTTACTTATTCTTTATTCGAGTTGAACAATCACTCTTTCTAATGTTTTGATACATAATTCTTTTTGTTCTCCGCTACTTTGTACCAATTCCACTCCCTTTTCAAGAGTTTTCTAATAATCAATCGAGACACCTTCTCCCGTATTATCATAGACACTTAATACACATTTTGTTAATTAAAGGAGTAAATATTATAGTTTCTTTCTTCAATTCGACGTGCTTCAGCTGCTAATTGGCATGCTTTTGTTCTGAGATTTCCTGCCCTTGCATAATCACCTTTTACAACAGCTTGCTTTGATCTGGTGTCCCATAGACCTGCTCTATCTAATAGTTTTTCTACTTTTTTACTCATAACTTCGTATTCACTCCTTTGCGGCGAAAGACTTTCCTTATTAAGTTATACTCTCGCTATATGTATCAATGCTAATTTACAATTAGCCGAATTATAATGATTATTGCTATTATTGGAAGCCCTTGTTTTAAAAAGGTTTTGCCAAATTCCAATAACCATGATTTCAAGTGTCTTTTATCCAATGAATTTACCTTCCTTCATATCCCACTTTCTAAATGTGGATTATAAACTTCACCCTTTACCTTCCTCTAAATTATCTTGAGGAACATTAAAATACATTGTAATGACAATAGAAAGAACAACCCCAACTAGCAGGTAAGTTACATTTTGATAAAGCAACCCAAAAGTGAGAACCAGAATTAGGTTTATATTTTGAAGTGTCTTTTCTATGTTAGAGTTTTTCATTTTATCTAATCTCCCAAAGTTTAGCTTTTCCGGATTTTTGAATCTCCAATATTATTTCATCTAATTGCTGACTAATCTTTATGTGTTCTTATTTTGTTACCATTTTTTTCATTCTATAATCATTGGTTGCGAGCGAATTGCAACAGTAAATTTTTCTACGCTATCGCATGCTCCTTTAAAGTTGAAACTCTTAGAATGCTATATTCGCTAGAAAAGTAATTATTCCGCTTAAAAATCCAACAGAAATGATGCTGCCCGCGATCACAAGTTTCTTCTTCATTTCTTTTTTAGCAATTACTTCTTCAGGTGTTAAAAATCGCATATAAATTCCCTCTCATTATTTAATAAATTCTACATATTTGTTGCTCTTTATTACCATTTCGGTGGTATTTTTTTCCTTATATACATTCTTCTTTAAAAAGCCGGTTGCTAGTATATTTTTGCCCACCAGCTGTTCATCGGAAAAAGGAAAGTGTTTAAAATACTTATCGAAAATGACTAGACTAAACATTACATCATTTACCTGTTTGAAGTTGATATACCAAACTTTTTCTCTGCGGATTAGCTTTTCAACCGTTCCGTAAACAAAGTAATTC
It includes:
- the tnpC gene encoding IS66 family transposase yields the protein MANTSSTNENQFDRVIRLLEEQLAHSNQQNQELSKKLDQSLKQNEALTQQLRHLTKLLYGSKTEKSRYNAPEGQSSLFDDDPSFSESEHTEEQSQQTISYTVVRTIKKKKRNDSLRDDIEVEAFHYHPENIQCDCCQGQMIEIGSTIVREEAEFIPAKMKKVQHIEHAYECKNCKGDSFQKAQIKRGKAPQPAIQRSIASPSVLAKVIYDKFAQYLPLYRQVKEWDRYGLNTNDKNLSNWVIRASHDWLLPIYERMKDLMMNKSLLHIDETYGQILHRSDGKSGQTNAYNWVSRSVPCQGPPITLFHSALSRARSVLEGFIEGFSGTIICDGYSAYGKLEGVTFANCWAHVRRYWLKADSKNGRIGVSFCDDLYRLERKFKHLSPSKRRKKRQKYSKPIVDKFLEWVETSPFYGKNALAKAAEYTLNRANGLRAYLNDGRVEIDNNPAENAIRPNVVGRKNWLFSVSEAGAKANAICLSIAETAKSNGVDFYEYLKKLLTDLPNLGIHQKPEILDQYMPWSKVIQAECGQKLK